A genomic region of Helicoverpa zea isolate HzStark_Cry1AcR chromosome 8, ilHelZeax1.1, whole genome shotgun sequence contains the following coding sequences:
- the LOC124632725 gene encoding ras-related and estrogen-regulated growth inhibitor, translated as MTAVVAMSTTTSPKTSLAKLVLYPKPKPFKIMVLGQSGVGKSALVVRFITRRFIGEYDPNLEKIYAFQTVIDNEMVYFEILDSAGDSHESEYANLESNIRWAEAFILMYSVTDKCSFDECHRLKFLINYNKRRRRLASSMRDSAIETPVVMVGNKIDQIGDRMVTTEEGQRRSKEIGCVCFHEISVRESIDQVWGVFRDARRFWRVSSKWSRRDGDRHPAALGRPLARASSDTTPDTNAAPPFCRRWTEMELDEEDEVCVGRSDSTSSSGRSECGDEFRARASTDSRLPPRPARPRHPLPTRPFPTPVRRMSVAMRGNNASTY; from the exons ATGACTGCTGTAGTGGCGATGAGCACCACGACGTCACCAAAGACTTCGCTTGCCAAGCTTGTTCTCTATCCTAAGCCGAAACCGTTCAAGATCATGGTTTTAGGCCAGTCCGGAGTTGGCAAATCTG CTCTCGTAGTAAGATTCATTACTCGAAGATTCATCGGCGAATACGACCCCAATTTAGAGAAGATCTACGCATTCCAAACCGTCATTGATAACGAGatggtttattttgaaatattagatTCTGCTGGAGATTCACAT GAAAGTGAATACGCGAATCTGGAGAGCAACATACGATGGGCGGAGGCGTTCATTCTAATGTATTCAGTCACGGACAAGTGTTCCTTCGACGAGTGCCACCGGCTCAAATTCCTCATCAACTACAACAAGAGGAGACGCAGACTCGCTTCCTCTATGAGG gaCAGTGCAATAGAGACGCCAGTTGTTATGGTGGGCAACAAGATAGACCAAATAGGTGACCGCATGGTGACCACTGAAGAAGGCCAGCGACGCAGCAAGGAGATCGGCTGCGTCTGCTTCCACGAGATCTCAGTCAGAGAAAGTATTGATCAG GTATGGGGTGTGTTCCGTGATGCGCGACGTTTCTGGCGCGTCAGCAGCAAATGGTCCCGGCGCGATGGCGACCGACACCCGGCGGCACTAGGGCGGCCCTTGGCACGAGCATCGTCCGACACCACGCCCGACACCAATGCGGCACCACCCTTCT GTCGGCGATGGACAGAGATGGAACTGGATGAAGAAGATGAGGTGTGCGTGGGGCGCAGTGACTCCACCTCGTCATCAGGTCGGTCGGAGTGCGGGGACGAGTTCCGAGCTCGCGCCAGCACGGACTCGCGCCTGCCGCCGCGGCCCGCGCGGCCTCGGCACCCGCTCCCAACCCGGCCCTTCCCGACCCCCGTCAGAAGAATGAGCGTCGCCATGCGAGGAAACAACGCCAGCACATATTGA
- the LOC124632591 gene encoding uncharacterized protein LOC124632591 isoform X2, with protein MLVNKAVQFAVLAAAVLLESGADAATSPSVKFCGRQLSEIMSRVCHAYNSPWDTPTVVEQPSSIVRRRRQVGNGIADVCCNHGCTWEQLSEYCSISANSESPLEDMEAHIIADRSAEQTAAETKDAASPATAPAADLVKNVARAAPVVGTVSPLITWGRTLNTDLSPASRDQYAYVVYA; from the exons ATGTTAGTAAACAAGGCAGTTCAGTTCGCCGTGTTGGCGGCAGCAGTGCTCCTGGAGAGCGGAGCAGACGCCGCCACGTCGCCGTCCGTCAAGTTCTGCGGCCGACAACTCAGCGAGATCATGAGCAGAGTCTGCCACGCTTACAACAGCCCTTGGGATACACCCACAG tagtGGAACAACCGAGCTCTATAGTGAGAAGAAGACGACAGGTGGGGAACGGTATTGCTGACGTATGTTGCAACCACGGCTGCACGTGGGAACAGCTTAGTGAATACTGCTCCATCAGTGCCAA TTCTGAGTCACCGCTAGAAGACATGGAGGCGCACATAATTGCAGACAGATCAGCGGAGCAGACGGCGGCGGAGACGAAGGACGCGGCGAGTCCGGCGACTGCGCCAGCGGCG GACCTCGTAAAAAATGTAGCACGCGCTGCTCCCGTGGTGGGCACCGTATCACCTCTAATCACGTGGGGCCGGACACTCAACACTGACCTCTCGCCGGCCAGCCGGGACCAATACGCGTACGTCGTCTACGCATGA
- the LOC124632591 gene encoding uncharacterized protein LOC124632591 isoform X1 — MLVNKAVQFAVLAAAVLLESGADAATSPSVKFCGRQLSEIMSRVCHAYNSPWDTPTVEQPSSIVRRRRQVGNGIADVCCNHGCTWEQLSEYCSISANSESPLEDMEAHIIADRSAEQTAAETKDAASPATAPAAVGSAGYAGRAAGGARGRGYGRARARGRRCWCRRKRRSGRRRSSLMGNMDLVKNVARAAPVVGTVSPLITWGRTLNTDLSPASRDQYAYVVYA; from the exons ATGTTAGTAAACAAGGCAGTTCAGTTCGCCGTGTTGGCGGCAGCAGTGCTCCTGGAGAGCGGAGCAGACGCCGCCACGTCGCCGTCCGTCAAGTTCTGCGGCCGACAACTCAGCGAGATCATGAGCAGAGTCTGCCACGCTTACAACAGCCCTTGGGATACACCCACAG tGGAACAACCGAGCTCTATAGTGAGAAGAAGACGACAGGTGGGGAACGGTATTGCTGACGTATGTTGCAACCACGGCTGCACGTGGGAACAGCTTAGTGAATACTGCTCCATCAGTGCCAA TTCTGAGTCACCGCTAGAAGACATGGAGGCGCACATAATTGCAGACAGATCAGCGGAGCAGACGGCGGCGGAGACGAAGGACGCGGCGAGTCCGGCGACTGCGCCAGCGGCGGTAGGCAGCGCGGGGTATGCGGGGCGCGCGGCGGGtggggcgcggggccgcgggtaCGGCCGCGCACGCGCCCGCGGCCGCCGGTGCTGGTGCCGGCGCAAGCGGCGCTCGGGCCGACGGCGATCCTCTCTCATGGGTAACATG GACCTCGTAAAAAATGTAGCACGCGCTGCTCCCGTGGTGGGCACCGTATCACCTCTAATCACGTGGGGCCGGACACTCAACACTGACCTCTCGCCGGCCAGCCGGGACCAATACGCGTACGTCGTCTACGCATGA